From the Salana multivorans genome, the window ATTCGGGATCCGCGAGCTAAACCTCACCCAGCAGCCCCCGGACGTCACCCCAGAGGAGCTCACGCTGGCGATCGTGGACGCCCACTGCAGAGAGACCTCCGGCTACGCCGCCACCTATTACGCCGCTACCTGGGACCTCCACCTCGAGCTGATCGAAGAGCATTTGGACCAGCTCGTCTCCGAGAGGGACACAGCGCGGCGCCAGGAGCAGGCGGCCCGCGACATCCTTGCCGGTCGTTCCAGTGACACCTAATGGTTGGCTTCGGTGTATGAGTCTGGAGCACCATCACACGGCAGCGCCCCACGGGGTGAAGGTCTACGAGAACTCCGGCGAGTTCAAAGTCGAGCGGCCCGGTCGCCAGTCGGGGGGCATGGGGTAGAGGGCGACCTGTCTGGGTGGGACGTGGCGAACGGGTTCCTGCTCGCCGATCCCTCCTCGTCGATGGGGCGGAGCTCGTCGACGAAGATCGCGAGCGCGCGGCCCTCGGGTCGCAGCGCGGTGGCGACGTCCTGGACCATCTCCTCGAGGTCGGGGGAGTCGGCTCGGCTCTAGGAGTGGATCAGCTTGGTCACCCAGCTTAGGAACCGGTCGAGCAGGTCCGCCTCCCTGAAGGCTGGTGTCGAGGCATGGTGGGGTGCGGCCACAATGCTCCCTTGCGGGATGAGTGGGCTGGATGGCGCGGCGCTGGGGGTGGGACTCGGTTGCGGGGGCGCGGGTTCCGCCTCCTCGAGGGGTCGGTCAACACCTAGCGCTTGCGCAGCGGTGGTGGGTGCCTGCGTGTCCTCCGGGCTCGTCGCGGAGGGCACCGTCTCGCTTTCGCTGGGGCGGCGTTCGCGTCCGGCCGGGGGATCGATCTCTGTCTCGACCTCGGCGGGTTGAGCCTGGCGCGACGCAACTGCCACGAGCCGGGCCCGGGCGGCGGACGAACGGGCCTCGCGCAGCACTTCGACATCACTCGCGAGAGCCCACCCCGAGTAGGGGAAGCCGGTCTCCGTTGGGAACCACTTCCGCGCGCCGGACAACACCTCCCGGAGAAACTCTTTCGCGTCGTAGCTCTGGGCGCTCTCCAACTCCATCCGTTCGGGTTTGAGCTTCAGGACGGTTGCGCCGACGTACAGGAACGCTTGCCCCGAGAAGCCCGGCTCCCACGGGCGCGCCGGCTTGCGGCTTCCGGCGGCCAGCACCCGGATGCGGGCCGCCGGTCCCTCGAACAGCGCCGGGGGGACTTTCGTGCCGGTGGCGCTCTCGGTGAGCAACCAGAGCACGTCGGCTCCCGCAGCTCGTCGCGCCTCCGTTCGCCGCACGAACGTGGTCGGCCAGCGCTGCACCTCGATCGCCAACGGTGTTGCCGCCTCCACCCAGACGTCCGCCCGCGAGGCTGCGTGCTCCGGGACTGCGGTGTACCCGAGGCTGCGGCAGATGCCGAGGATGCGGTTCTGGATCCATCTGTGCTCCTGCGACATCGGCCCGCCGCCGCGCCCGTACCCGAAGGCGTGTACACAGTCCTCTGGCTTCCCCTTGTTGCGGAGGAACCGGGTTCCGTTCCCGTTCTGAACCGAATCCAGCGGAAATCGGCACTCTTCGACGGGGCAGATCAGCTGCCCACCAGAGGCTCGGATGATCTCCCAGTCCTCGGGGTCGTAGACCCACAGTGGGCGAGGAAGCCGCACGCTGCGCAGGTGCGCGTGCTCTTTCTTGGCTTTTCCTTGGTGGTCGTGTCTCATGTCGACACCCTGGCATCGACCACTGACACAATGCCCGAGCCCGCCTGAGCGCCCTCACCTTGGGCCAATTCGGACCAGCCCGATGCAAGATCGGGGTAGGAGGGTCGAGCGCGCCGAGGTGGTGTTCGCCTAGAGGTGCGCGACCGGCGTTGCCTAGCGCTGGCGTGCGATGAAGGCGGACATCCCTGGCACGGTGAACTCGATCTGTCCGTGGGCGGGTGCGTAGACCAGTCCCTTCCCGATCAGTGACGCTCGAGCGGGGCCGAGGCTTGCCGGCTTCTTGCCGAGGCGTCGGGCGATCTCGGCGGTTCGCGATCCGGCGTCGCCGTCCTCCGCCATGGCGGCGAGGAACCGGCGCTCGGCCGGCGTTGCTCGGTCCCACCGGGAGGGGTAGAAGCCTTGGTCGAGGCGGTCCTGTCCGATCCTGATCGCGGCTTCGGCGTCCGCGGTGGTGAAGGTCCGTTCGGGGGCGAGGTCCCAGATGGCCTTGCCGTACTCCTGGAGGAAGTAGGGGTAGCCCTGGGTGGCGTCGGTGAGGAGAGCCAGTGCCTCTGGCGCGTACTGGGCTCCCATCCGCTCGGCGGGGACCTTCAGTGCGTTGGCGGCGGCGGGTGGTGAGAGGGGGCCGATGTGCCGGTACTCGAAGAGTCTCTCGGCGTAGGAGCGGACGTCGCTGAGGACGGCGGGCAGGTTCGGGAGTCCGGCGCCGATGACGTAGAAGGGCCAGCCTTCCTGTCCGGCGCGGTGCTGAACGGTGATGAGGGCGCTCAGGAGCTCCTTGTCGAGGTCTTGGAGTTCGTCGACGAAGATCGCTAGGGCGCGGCCTTCGGGGCGCAGCGCGGTTGCGACGTCCTGGACCATCTCCTCGAGGTTGAGGGCGAGATCGGGGGAGTCGGCTCGGCCTGGAGCGAGGGTGAGCCCGAACGAGACGCCGGGCACGCCGAGGGAGGTGGTGAACGAGCCGATGCTGGACAGGGCGTCGGCGATGCGCTTGGCGGTGCTCCTGGTCTTGTATTCCCGTGCTGCTTGGACGAGCGCCCGGCCGAGCTTTTTGCGTACGGCGTCGTTCCCGGTGGTGCTTCCGCCTGCCTCGACGTGGACGGCGAGCCACTCGTGTTTGTGTGCGAGGCTTCGCAGTTCGTTGAGGAGGACGGTCTTCCCGACTCCGCGTAGGCCGGAGAGGATGATGCCGCGGTTGGTCAGGCGGTTTCCCGTGCGAGCGATGACTGTGTCGAAGGCTTCCAGCTCTGGCTCGCGCCCGGTCATCTCGGGTGGTCGTAGTCCTGAGCCGGGCTGGTAGGGGTTGAGGCGGGGCTCCATCTAGCAGATTCTAGTGGTGTCTTGTGATTTCGCTAGATGACTGTAGAAGGTTGTAGATCCTCCGCCTGCCTCCGGTCGCTCATCCACACACGTCGCTCGGCTAAGGCTGCCGTCCGTCACTCAGTGTCCTCCGCACACTTCTGCGTCAGAGGCACCCACGTCGGGGCAGGAGAGGACATCATGACCACGAGCACCGCGATCCGCCGCCTGGTCTGGGGCGAGCCCGAGACCAGCCTCGTCGGGCGGGGCACCGGGATGGAGCGCAGGGCCTGAGCAACGACCTGCTCGAGGCAGTGGCGGCGTACCGGTCGGCGCTGCCGGGGTTGCAGGTGCGCGGCCTGGTGTCGGTGCGTAGCGTCGGACGGGTCAGGATCGGGAACCGTGACCGGTGGGACGGGGTGCTGTTCGCGCCGGCGCCGCAGGGTCTGGCGGCTGCGGTGTCGTGGTTGGCGCAGGCGGAGCGGCCCGAGGCCAGTCGCTTCAGGCTGGCGCGGTGCTACGAGGCGTCGACAGTGCTCGGGTAGCAGGCGGTGTCCGAGGGCCCGTCGTGTGTCTCAGGCTCGGTCTCGTTCAGGGCTGGACCGGGCCTGCCGAGGCGTGCCTCGATGAGCTCCGTGACGCGCCTCTCGATCTGTTCGATCTGCTCACGCTGGTAGGCGTTCCACCTCTTGTTCACGTAGTACCCGGCACCGACCACGGTGAGTGCACCGAGCGCGCCCAGCGCGCCTTCGAGCCGAAGACGCGGGGCGGCCTTTGCCACCGCGTCTGCCCTCTCGTCCCGGAGGTAGGCGGCGACTCCGCCCGCCCGGGCCGCGTCGGTCGTGATCTCCTGGTAGGCGCCCAAGTTGCCGGTCATCAGTGGCCTCCCTCGTCTCGACGACGTTCCAGGCGGGCTACCGGCGAACCAGGCCCGACGTACACCGATCGTCGGACCAGCTGGTCAGCCTCGGAGACCGGGAGCGGTCCAGGGGCGCATCCGCTCGGCCTGGCCGGGTGTGAGGTGGCGCTCTCGTTACGACCTGCTTCACCCCGGCACCGGGCGCCCCGTCAAGATGCACCGCAACGGGTGGCGGTTCGCGCCCGAGACCATGGACCGCGTGCTCGCCGAGGGCCGAATCCTCTTCGGGGTCGATGAGAACGTCACCGCGACGTACAAGCGCTTCTTGGCGGAGTCCGCGATGTCGGCCGTGAAGCCGGTCATCGCCCAGGACCGCGCGAGCGCGACCCGCCGTCTTGACGACCTGCTGGGGGAGAGGCGGTTCGCCAGTCCCAAGGACGAGTACGTGCTGGGGGACTGGATGGACATGGCCGCCGGCCACGACCCCAACGCCGTCGTGCTGGACTTCTTCGGCGGCTCCAGCTCGACCCTGCACGCCGTGGCCAACCTCAACCTGGCTGACGCAGGCTCACGGCGCTGCATCCTCGTGACCAACAACGAGGTCTCACCCCAGCGCGCCGGCGAGCTCACCGGTCAGGGCCTCAGCGCGGGCGACCCCGAGTGGGAGGAGTGGGGAGTGTTCACCCGGGTCACCGAGCCACGCCTGGACGCCCTCACGTCCGGCCGCCGGCCGGACGGCACCATGCACTCCGGTGGGGTGGTGCCGCTGAACGCAGTGTCCTACGACCTGGTGACGAACATCACCGGGACGCTCGACCAGTGGCAAGCCCTGGGCGCCGGTCAGCGCGAGGAACCGCTGGGGCTGCGTCCCGCCGCATAGTGCTCAGCCGGCGTGGCGGAGGCTGAACCCCACCTGGTCCTCGATCGAGCGCACCCGCAGCAGCTCGCGCAGCCCTTCGACGGGGGGCGACGATCCAGTGCCCCAACCGCAACCCGGGGACGTCGGCGGGGTGGTTCCCCACGCGGTCCCCCATTTTGGTCGCCGCCGAACGATGTCCGATGCCAGACTTGGGGCCGGAAGGAGGATGTGTGGGCGCAACTTTCCCGCACCAGATCAACGATCCTGGCGCATACAGTTGCACCCTGTGTTGTGTCCAGAGGGGGACTTGAACCCCCACGCCCTATACGGGCACTAGCACCTCAAGCTAGCGCGTCTGCCAATTCCGCCACCTGGACAGGTGGTCTGTCTGACCCGTTTCCGCGTCAGGCAGCGGGGAAGACACTAGCACGCGGATGACGGTGTCGACCAATCGGCTCCGGGGTGCGGGCGGAGCCGGTTCTCGCGGGTCGGCCCACCGGTGCCCGCCCGGTCGACCTGCCCGCGAGTCGGGGCGCGAGAACCGGCGGGAGGGCGCCAGCCGGAGGTGCGGGGAGGCAAGATGGAGTCATGGCCCTGGACCACACGAATCCCTTCGCCGCGCCGTCCACGCTGGACTACCAGCTCCCGCCGCTCGCGCAGATCCGCACCGAGCACTTCCTCCCCGCGATCACGGACGGCCTCGAGCAGCAGCGCGCCGAGTGGGAGGCCGTCGCGACGAGCCCCGAGCCGGCGACGTTCGCCAACACGGTCGAGGCCATCGAGCGCTCCGGCGAGCTGCTGCGTCGCGTCCTGCCGACCTTCTGGATCTACACCTCCTCCCTCGGTGGGTCCGACCTCGACGCCCTCGACGAGCAGGTGACGCCGCTCCTCACCGAGCACCGCGACGCGTTCCTCCTCGACCCCCGGCTCCTCGCGCGCTACGACGCGATCGCCGACGCCGACGCCGACGCCGCCGAGAACGCCGGCACCACCCGCCTCACGGCCGAGCAGTCCCACGTCCTCGGACTCCTGCGCTCCGAGGCGCGCCGCGCCGGCGTCGGGCTGGACGAGGCCGGAACGGCGCACCTGCGCGAGCTGAACGCGCGGATCTCGGCGCTGGAGACCGCGTTCGGCCAGCGCGTCGTCGCGGGCATGGCGGCGGCAGCGGTGCCCGTCACCGACGAGGCCGAGCTGGCGGGCATCTCCGACGGCGACCGCGCGTCGTTCCGGCGCAGCGCGCAGGACCGCGGCGCGGTCGAGCGGGGTGTCGACCACCTCATCACGATGATCCTGCCGACCTCCCAGCCGGTGATCGCCGACGCGGAGAGCCCGGTGCTGCGCTCGCGGGTCCAGGAGGCCTCGGTCACGCGCGGCGGCGGCCACGACCCCGAGTCGGACACCCGCGGCCTCATCGTCGACCTCGTCCGCGCCAGGGCCGAGCGCGCGGAGCTGCTCGGCTTCCCGCACCACGCGGCGTACGTCGCGGCGGGTGGCACGGCCGGCACGACGGACGCCGTCATGGACATGCTGACCGGCGTCGTGCCAGCGGCGACGCGCAACGCCAGGGCCGAGCTCGCGGAGCTCCAGGACCTCGCCGCCCGCACCTCTCCCGAGGAACGCCCCCTCGTCACCGCCGCTGACTGGCCCTTCTACGCCCGCCGCGTGCGCCAGGAGCGCTACGACATCGACCTCGCGGAGCTGCGGCCCTACTTCGAGCTGGACCGGGTCGTCGTCGACGGCGTCCTGTGGACCGCGACCCAGCTCTACGGCCTCACGTTCCGCGAGCGGACGGACCTGCCCGTCTACGCCGACGGCATGCGCGTCTGGGAGGTGTTCGACGGCGAGCCCGGCGTGGCCGTCGACGCCCCGGACCCGGCCGACGCGCCGGACGGCACCGGGATGGGCCTGTTCATGCTCGACCCGTACGCCCGCGAGGGCAAGCGGGGCGGCGCGTGGATGACCGGCTTCGTCGACCAGAGC encodes:
- a CDS encoding M3 family metallopeptidase, which codes for MALDHTNPFAAPSTLDYQLPPLAQIRTEHFLPAITDGLEQQRAEWEAVATSPEPATFANTVEAIERSGELLRRVLPTFWIYTSSLGGSDLDALDEQVTPLLTEHRDAFLLDPRLLARYDAIADADADAAENAGTTRLTAEQSHVLGLLRSEARRAGVGLDEAGTAHLRELNARISALETAFGQRVVAGMAAAAVPVTDEAELAGISDGDRASFRRSAQDRGAVERGVDHLITMILPTSQPVIADAESPVLRSRVQEASVTRGGGHDPESDTRGLIVDLVRARAERAELLGFPHHAAYVAAGGTAGTTDAVMDMLTGVVPAATRNARAELAELQDLAARTSPEERPLVTAADWPFYARRVRQERYDIDLAELRPYFELDRVVVDGVLWTATQLYGLTFRERTDLPVYADGMRVWEVFDGEPGVAVDAPDPADAPDGTGMGLFMLDPYAREGKRGGAWMTGFVDQSHLLGTRPVVTNTLNVPRPPAGEPTLLTWDEVNTLFHEFGHALHGLLSDVTYPSWSGTEVPRDFVEYPSQVNEMWMTHPVVIERYARHHETGEPLDPAIVERLREADRYGEGFATTEYLAAALLDQVWHQVSFADAPTGAEEVLAFETAALLDLGLDIPQVPPRYRSTYFNHTFGGGYDAGYYSYFWSEVLDADTQAWFEEGENGGLDPARGRRFRDVLLSRGHSGDPLGFYRELRGRDADVAPLLARRGLL
- a CDS encoding AAA family ATPase, which encodes MEPRLNPYQPGSGLRPPEMTGREPELEAFDTVIARTGNRLTNRGIILSGLRGVGKTVLLNELRSLAHKHEWLAVHVEAGGSTTGNDAVRKKLGRALVQAAREYKTRSTAKRIADALSSIGSFTTSLGVPGVSFGLTLAPGRADSPDLALNLEEMVQDVATALRPEGRALAIFVDELQDLDKELLSALITVQHRAGQEGWPFYVIGAGLPNLPAVLSDVRSYAERLFEYRHIGPLSPPAAANALKVPAERMGAQYAPEALALLTDATQGYPYFLQEYGKAIWDLAPERTFTTADAEAAIRIGQDRLDQGFYPSRWDRATPAERRFLAAMAEDGDAGSRTAEIARRLGKKPASLGPARASLIGKGLVYAPAHGQIEFTVPGMSAFIARQR